Below is a window of Rariglobus hedericola DNA.
GCCTTGCCTTCGAGTTTCTTGAACATCGCCTCGGCGCAGAGGAACGGACACTCCGCTTTCATGCCCATAAACGTGCGGCCGAGCACGGTGAACACCGCGAGTTTAAACCCTTTGATATCGAGGATCACATGATCGGCGCCGGGGCAGGATTCAGGCAGATTGGCCGGCCGGCACACGGTCGGAAAATCATCGATCTCGTCATCCCAGCCGCGTTGATCCCACACGTGATCGCCCAGCGTGATGGCATCGATACCGCTGCCGAGCAGCGTCTTCGCCAGCGTGGCCGTGATGCCATTGCCCGCCGCTACATTCTCGCCGTTGGCGATGACGACATCCGCCTTCAACTCGGTGCGGAGACGCGCCAGACGCTCGGTCAGAATCTCGCGGCCGGGCTTACCGACGATGTCGCCAATGAACAGAATTTTAAGCACGGCGCCCAAAGTGCACAGCAGACCCGCCAAACCAACCTCAAATGTCCCCGCGTTTTCCACTCTTGCCAGCCTAGGGCCGGACGGGTTTTCTCTCACCCTTACGTCATCACGTTAAATGCCTATGAAATCGTCCACCTCCCCCACGTCGTTTCCCCAACCCGAAATTGGCCGCGCCATGAACGGTGCTGACGTGGTCGTAGAGTCGCTTTCCCGTGAAGGCGTTGACGTGATTTTCGCCTATCCCGGCGGTGCTTCCCAAGAGCTTCACCAAGCCTTCGCCCGCAGTGATAAAGTTCGCGTGATTCTCCCCCGCCACGAGCAGGGCGGCTCCTTCGCGGCCGAGGGCTACGCCCGCGCCACCGGCAAGGTCGGCGTGTGCATGGCCACGAGCGGCCCCGGCGCCACCAATCTTATTTCCGCGATCGCCGATGCCTACATGGACTCGACCCCGATGGTCGCCATCACCGGCCAGGTGTTCACCAAATTCATCGGCAAGAGCGCGTTTCAGGAGACCGATTTCTTCGGCATGACGCTGCCCATCGTGAAGCACAGCTACCTCGTGCTCAACGCCGCCGATCTGCCGCGCGTCATCAAAGAAGCCTTTTATCTCGCCCGCACCGGCCGTCCCGGTCCCGTGGTGATCGATATCCCGAAGGACGTGCAGCAGACCAAGCTCACGCCGGTTTTCCCGGCCACCATTTCCTTCGCCAACCCGACGCTCGGCTCCCTCCCGCAGGCCACCGACGACGAGCTCAAACGCGTGCTCGATCTGGTCTCCGCGGCCAAGAAGCCCGTCATCTACGCCGGCGGCGGCTTGATCTCCGCCGAAGCGTTTGCCGACCTGAAGACCTTCGCCGAGAAGACTAACATCCCCGTCGCCACGACGTTGATGGGTATCGGTGCGTTCCCCGAGTCCCACCCGCTCTCCATGCGCTGGTTCGGCATGCACGGCTCGGCCTACGGCAACTGGGCGGTTGATCAAAGCGATCTCGTGCTCTGCCTCGGCGCCCGTTTCGACGACCGCATCACCGGCGACACCTCGAAGTTCGCGTCCAACGCCACGATCGTCCACATCGACATCGACCCCTCCGAGCACAACAAGAACAAGCGCGTGCAGCTCCCGATCGTGAGCGACGTGAAGCACGCCCTCGTGCGTCTCAACGAACTGATCGCGGCGGCCAAGTTCACCGCGCCCGACACCAAGGCTTGGATCACCCAGATCAACGCATGGAAACGCGACTACCCGTTCAGCTTCGAAGACCACAAGCACATCCTCCCGCAGGAAGCGATCAAGACGCTCTACGAACTCACCAAGGGTGAAGCCATCATCGCCACCGGCGTGGGCCAGCACCAGATGTGGGCCGCGCAATTCTATCAGTTTGACGAGCCCCGCCGCTACATCAGCTCGCTGGGTCTCGGCGCGATGGGCTACGGCTATCCCGCCGCTCTCGGCGCGAAGGTCGCCTGCCCCGACAAGCAGGTCATCGACATCGATGGCGACGGTTCGTTCATGATGAACATCCAGGAGCTCGCCACCGCCGCGGTGGAGAAAATCGCCGCCAAGGCGATGATCCTGAATAACCAGCACCTCGGCATGGTCGTGCAGTGGGAAGACCGTTTCTACGGCTCGATCCGCGGCAACACCATCCTCGGCCACGCCGACAACATCGGCAGCCCCGACAACCCCGGCGGCCTGTATCCCGATTTCGTGAAGATCGCCGAAGGCTTCGGCGTGAAGGGTCGTCGCGTCATCAAAAAGAGCGAACTCAAGGAAGCCATCCAGGAGATGCTCGACCACGACGGCCCCTTCCTCCTCGACGTCATCGTGCCTTACACGGAACACGTGCTGCCGATGATCCCCGCCGGTAAGACGGTGAAGGAAATGATCCTCAAGTAAGCCGCATCCGTTCAACGGATACAAAAAAAGACCCGGGCCGAAAAGCCCGGGTCTTTTTATTGATGAAAGGCAGAAAAGGAGGACGGACCTCCCGGTCCGTCCTCCTCGATCAGATCGCCTTAAACACCACGGCGGCGTTTTGTCCGCCGAAGCCGAGGTTGTTGCTCATGACGACCTTCACCTTGGCCTGGCGCGCGACATTCGGAACGTAGTCCAGATCGCACTCCGGATCGGGCTCATGAAGGTTGATCGTTGGCGCGATATTGCCCGTCTGAATCGTCTTCACGCTGATCACGCTTTCGATGCCGCCGGCTGCACCGAGGAGATGGCCAGTCATCGACTTGGTGGAGCTGATCGCCACCGACTTCGCGCGTTCGCCGAACACGCGCTTGATGGCGAGCGTCTCGAACTTGTCGTTGTAGGGCGTGCTGGTGCCGTGGGCGTTGATGTAGTCCACCTGGTCGGGCGTGATGCCCGAGGCGCGGAGCGCGCGGGTCATGGCCATGCCGAGTCCCTTGCCCTCGGGATCCGGCATGGTGATGTGATGCGCATCGGCCGTCGCCGCATAACCGGTGACTTCGGCATAGATGCGGGCACCGCGCTTTTGCGCGTGCTCAAGGGACTCGAGCACGAGAATACCCGAGCCCTCGCCCATCACGAAACCATCGCGGCCGAGCGAGAACGGACGGCTTGATGTGGCGGGATCGTCGTTGCGAGTGCTCATGGCGCGCATGGAGCAGAAGCTGGCATAGGCGAACGGCGTGATGGTCGCCTCGGTGCCGCCCGCGATCATCACGTCGGCATCGCCGCGCTTGATCATGTGCATGGATTCGCCGATGGCGTGCGTGCCGGTGGCACAGGCCGAGACCAAGCCAAAGTTCGGACCGCGTGCGCCGATCTCGATCGCAAACATGCCGGAGCAGATGTTGCCGATCAGCGCGGGGATGGTGAACGGCGAAACTTTGCGCGGACCGCCGTCGAACAGCTTCTTGAGCTGCGCCTCGTAGGTATACATGCCGCCGATGCCGGAACCGATGACCACGCCCACGCGATCAGGGTCTTCCTGCGACATATCGAGGCCGGAGTCCTTGAACGCCTGCTTGGCGGCGCAGAAGCCGAAGTGCGTGTAGCGGTCGTTGCGACGCGCCTCCTTGGGATCCATGTGGTCTTCCGCATTCCAGTTTCGGACCTCGGCGCCGACTTGGCTGGCGAAATTGGTCGGATCGAAGAGGGTGACGCGGTCGATGCCTGGCTTGCCGGCCAGCAGGCTGGCCCAAAACGAATCCACATCATGGCCTAGTCCGTGAATGGCACCAAGACCGGTGACGACAACGCGCTGGGAGGCAGGGAGATTTTCCATGAAAAATTGAGCTAAACGTTGGGGTCTAAAAACAAAAAAGGCGTTCTACCAGGAAGTCTCGCAAGAGGCTCGGTAGAACGCCGAAAGAGAATGTCGCTTACTTACCGGCTTTGGCGGTGATGTATTCCACAACCTGACCGACGGTGGTGAGCTTCTCGGCGTCGGACTCGGGGATTTCGCCCTTGATCTCGTCCTTGAACTCTTCTTCGAAGGCCATGATCAGCTCGACGGTGTCGAGGGAATCAGCGCCGAGATCGTCCAGAAAGGAAGCCTGGGGCGTGATCTGCTCTTCGTTAACGTTAAGCTGGTTAACGATGATCTCTTTGACGCGTTGTTCGATGGTTTTTTGGTCGGCCATGATAGTATTACTTGAAGGTTGAAAGGGGTCACATTGCCATACCGCCGTCAACGGCAAAAACTTGGCCGGTGACATAGGAGGATTCTTCGGAGGCAAGAAAAGCGACGGCGTGGGCGATTTCAGCGGCTTCGCCGAAGCGTTGCATCGGGATCAGCGCGGTGGCGCCCTTCTGCACTTCCTCGCTCAGCTCGGCGGTCATGTCGGTCTTGATGAAGCCCGGAGCGACCACATTGGCGGTCACCCCGCGCTTGGCGAACTCCTTGGCGATCGACTTGGTGAAGCCGATCATACCGGCCTTGGCGGCGCCGTAGTTGGCCTGACCGGCGTTACCCATGATACCGGTGACCGACGAAATATTGACGATGCGTCCCCAGCGATTGCGGCACATGGGCCAGCCGATGGCTTTGGTCCAATGGAAGCAGCTCGTGAGGTTGGTCTGGATAACGGAGTTCCAGTCGTCGTCGGACATGCGCGCGAGCAGGCCGTCACGGGTGATGCCGGCGTTGTTCACAAGGATGTCGATTTTGCCGAATTCCTTGATGAGTTCTTCGGAGGCTTTGATGACCGCCGGACCGTCGGAAACGTCCACGGCGCGGGCAACGGCCTTGCCACCGGAGGCGACGATGGACGCAGCCACGGCGCCGCAGGATTCAGCGGACTTGGAAACGCAGATGACAGTGACGCCCTTGGCGGCGAGGGTTTCGGCGATGGCTTTGCCGATGCCGCGGCCGGCTCCGGTGACGATAGCGGTGCGATTGGTGAAGGTCATGGTTGGGGAAAAGAAGTAGCGAGTAGTGGGTAGTGAGTAGAACAACCTGAAGCAGCAAGCGGCGGATAGTGCAGCGCAGCGTAATGCTCGCTACCCACTACCCGCTACTCGCTACTTTTCAGCACTCAATACACGTCGCGCTGGTAGCGCTTGTCCTTCTTCATCTGCTTCACGTATTCGATGGCCTGCTCGGTGGTCATCGCGCCGTGTTGCACGATCACATCATGGAGGGCGACATCGACGTCCTTGGCCATGCGCTTGGCGTCACCGCAGACGAAGAAGTAACCGCCGCCGCTGATCCAGCTCCAGAGCTCGGCGCCCTTTTCGCGCATCTTGTCCTGCACGTAAACCTTGAGGATCTGGTCGCGCGACCAGGCGAGGTCGAGATGGGTGACCTTGCCGTCGGCGACATACTTCTCCCACTCCTCTTGGTAGAGGTAGTCGGTGTGGCTCTTCTGGTCGCCGAAGAACACCCAGTTACGACCAGTGGCACCGGAAGCCACGCGATCCTGCACGAACGCGCGGAACGGAGCGATACCGGTTCCAGGACCGACCATGATGGCGTCCTTGGTGATGTCTTCCGGCGGACCGAAGTGGGAGTTGGAAACAAACACCGGGGCGGGCGTCTCGTTCACGCGCACGCGGTCGGCGAGGAACGTCGAGCACACGCCATGGCGTTCGCGGTGGTTGGTGGTGTAGCGAACGACCGCCACCGTCAGGTGGATCTCGTTCGGGAAGGGCTTCGAGGAGGAAGCGATCGAGTAAAGACGGGGCATCAGCTTGCGCAGGTGATCAACAAATTCCTGCGGGGTGAGCTTGGTGTTCGGATACTCGCTGAGGATGTCGATGTATTCGCGTTCATCGAGGTAGCCGGCGAGTTTTTCCTTGGCCTCGGGAGTGACGAGTTCGCCGAGAGCGGCTTTGTCGGAAGGATCGGTGGCCTTCGCGAACAGGGTGTTGATGATCTTCGCGGTCGGGCTGCCGAGGGCGAGCTTGTGCGAAAGCGCTTCGTGCAGGCTGATCGGCGCGGGCAGTTTCAGCATCGCGGGCGAGACGAGCTCGTCGCCACTGGCACCGAGCTTCTCCAAGATTTCGGCCACCTCAACCGGACGGTTGGAGGGGAACACGCCGAGGGAGTCGCCGGCTTTGTAAGAGAGGCCGCTGTCACCGAGGCTGACGATGAAGTGGCGCGTCTCCTTGGCGGAACCCGGCTTGTTGAGCAGGCGGTTCTCGGTCACTTTGGCCGGGAACGGATTGTCTTTCGAGAATGCGGAAGTGGCGACGGGAGCTGACATAAATTCAAGAATTGAGGGAGAGCCCCCCCTCCCCCGCAAGCCCTTAGTTGCGATGCATGGCACGCGGGCTTGCATCGGCCTGCGCTTTGCAGCCAACTTTGCTGTTCATGAGCGAATCCGAGCCTATCCGTCTGCAAAAATACCTTGCCGAAACCGGCATCTGCTCGCGTCGCGATGCCGAGGTGCTCATCCGCGAGGGCGAAGTATGGGTCAACGCCGTCAAGGCCATCCCCGGCCAGAAGGTCACTCCGGGCCTCGATAAGGTCACGGTCAGCGGCAAGAGCATCAAGAACGTCGCGCCCCAGCCCAAGATGACGCTGGCCATGCACAAACCCCGCGGCCTCGTGTGCTCGAACGATGATCCATTCAACCCGCAGACGGTCTTCGATCTGATTCCCCGCGAGTTCTCCAAGTTTCGCTTTTTCTGCGCCGGCCGTCTCGACAAGGAAAGCGAAGGACTGCTCATCCTCACCACCGACGGCGATCTGGCCAACCGCCTGATGCACCCGCGCAACGTCGTTGTTAAGCGCTACTTCGTCGCCCTCAAGAAACCGTTCCCCAAGTCCCGTATTTCCCAGCTCGTGCGCGGCATCACCGTCGATGGCGAACACTTGAAGGTCGAGACCGCCACCCTCGTCAACGCCGGGAAAAACGAAGAGTCCGAGAGCATGGACGTCTCCATGCACCACGGCAAAAAACGCGAGATCCGCGTCCTCTTCGGGAAGCTCGGTTACGACGTGAAACGCCTCCGCCGTTACCAGATCGGCTCCTTCCCGCTGAAAGGAATTCCTTTGCGGGCGATGAAACAACTTTCTACCAAAGAAATTAATTCCCTCTTCAAAGATCCCGGCGCGCATCCCCTCGCTGTCGCCCTCGCCAAACGTTCAGTCAAAAAAAATGAAGCTTAATTCCACCCTCTTCGCCGCCCTCGTTCTGGGTGTCGCCGCCCTCCACGCCGCGCCCCTCGCTGAAACCACTCCGGTTTACGCCAAGCCCGACGCCTCCACGCCCGCCATCGCCTCGCTGAAGGCCGGCACCGAACCCTCCGTTTCGAACGCCATCTCCGCCCCTTCCGGCTGGACCGCCGTCACGCTCTCCGGACCGCATGATGTCTACGCTGCCAACAAGGATGTCACCAAGGCCCTCGAGGTCCGCGCCGGCGCGCCCTACTTACTCGAAGCCAAGACCGACGCCCCCGTGCTAGCCCTCGCCGATAAAGACGACGTCTCCGAGATCACCGACTACCGCGGCAAGTGGACCAAGTTCCGCCTCACCAAGACCGTGACCGGCTACATCAAGACGCCCTCCGCCAAGACCGTCGCCGCTCCCGTCGCCGTCACGACCACCAGCGTTGCCGCAGCTCAGATCAAAGACACCGCCGCTCCCTCTCAGCCTCCCGTCACCGCGATCGGCCGCGCCGCTCCCGCCGGCGATGGTGCCTCGAGTTCCCTCCCCCGCCTTTTCCAAGGCCAGCTCGCCTCCACCTACAGCCCCCTGCGCCCCCGCCGTCCGTATGATTTCCAGCTCAACGACGATGCCGGCGCCCGTTATGCCTACATTGATGTGAGCAAGCTCCTCGCGACCGTGCAGATTAACAAATACATCGACCGCACCATCGTCGTTTACGGCACCGCCAAGGCTGTCCCCGGCACCAAGGACATGGTCGTCGTCGCCGAGAGCATCCAGCTGCGCTGATTAAAACCAGCCGCCAGTCCAGAGCGAGAGTCCAGAGCCCAAACCAGCTCTGGACTTTCCGTTTCCGGCTCTCAACACCCAGCTCTCATCCCTCAACTTTCCTCCATGCAACTGATCGACGGTAACCAAATCGCGGCCGACATCGTCGCCGAACTCAAATCCCAGGTCTCCGCCCTCTCCGGTCGCAAGCCTTGTATCGCCCTCGTGCGCGTCGGCGAAGATCCCGCCTCCGTCTCCTACGTGAAGAAAAAGGAGAAGACCGCCGCCGAGATCGGCATCGAGAGCCGCATCATTCTCCCGCCCGCCACCACCACGCAGGCCGAGCTTGAAAAGCTCATCGACGACCTCAACGCCGACCCGACCGTGGACGGCATTCTCGTCCAGTCCCCGCTGCCTAAACACCTCGACGAACCCGCCGCCTTCCGCCGCCTCGCCGCGCACAAGGACGTCGATGGTTTCCACACCTTGAACATCGGCAAGGTCGCGCAAGAGGATGACACCGGCTTCGTCGCCTGCACCCCCGCCGGCATCATGGAGCTCCTCGCCCGCTCCGGCACCGATTTGAAGGGCAAACACGTCGTTGTCCTCGGTCGTTCCCTCATCGTCGGCAAACCCGTCGCCCTCCTCGCCCTCCAGAAAAAAGCCGGCGCCAACGGCACCGTCACCATCTGCCACTCCGGCACCAAGGATGTCGCCGCCATCACCCGCCAGGCCGACGTCCTCATAGCCGCCATCGGCCGCGCCGAATTCGTCACCGCCGACATGGTCAAACCCGGCGCCGTCATCATCGATGTCGGTATCAACCGCGTCGCCGATCCGTCCAAGAAAACCGGATACCGCCTCACCGGCGACGTCCATTTCCCCACCGTGTCGCCCCTCGCTTCCAAAATCACCCCCGTCCCCGGCGGTGTCGGCCCCATGACCGTGGCCATGCTGATGAAGAACACCGTCAAGGCCCACCGCCAATCCGCGGCCTGAGTCTTGCTCCTTCTCGTTTCCGCACTCTAAGTCCGTCCCCAGATGTCCGCCCACAAAATCCTGGTCGTCGATGACCAACCCATCAACGTCCAACTCCTGAAGCGGAAGTTGGAGAAAGAGGGCATCGAGATTCTCACCGCCTACAACGGCCAGGAGGCGCTTGATTCCGTCGCGCACACGAAGCCCGACCTGATCCTCCTCGACGTCATGATGCCCGACATGGACGGCATCGAGGTCTGCCAGCGCCTTCAGGCCAACGAAGCCTCGCGCCACATACCGGTGATTTTCGTCACCGCCCGCACGTCGAAGGAGGGCAAAATCGAGGGCCTCGGTGTCGGCGCCGTCGATTACATCACCAAGCCCATCGACCTCGATGAAACCCTCGCCCGCGTCCAGACGCAGCTCCGCTTCGTCCAGATCAACCGCGAGATGCTCGACCTCCAGCGCCGTCTCGTGGAAGCCCGCCGCGCCGCCACCATCGGCGCCGTCACTCAGGGCGTCGCGCACAATCTGAATAACCTCCTTGGTGTGGTCCTCGGTTACCTCGACCTCATCAAGTCCGGCTACGACAAGCCCGAGAAGGTCAAAAAAAACGCCGAGAGCGTGGAGAACGCCGTGCAGCGCATCGTCTCCATCATCAAGCAGCTCAGCTCGCTGGTCGTTAAATCCCGCCTGCCCCTCGTTCGCTGCAAACTCAACGAGGTCCTCGAGAGCGCCGTCGCCCGCTACCAGTCGGAAAATAAAATCACCCAGCCCGTCCTCATCGACAATCCCCTCGGCGAGCAGACCATCGACACCCACGTCGAGATTTTCGAAGACGTCCTCGTCAAAGTCCTCATCAACGCCTGGGAGGCCTACGATGAAACCGCCGCGACCGAGCGACCGATCTGGATGCGCACCGCACTCACCGAAACTTCCGAGGGCCGCCAGATTCAGATCACCATCGAGGATGCCGGCCACGGTATCGACGAGGATATCCGTGATCGCATGTTCGAGCCGTTCATCAGCTCCAAGCACACCGTCGGCGTCGGCATGGGCCTCACCGTCGCCCGCCACGCCCTGCGCAATCTCAGCGGCGAGATCACCGTCAACGACCGCGAAGGCGGTGGCTCCTCCGCCGTCATCACCCACCCCGTCGAACGAAAAACCCGCAAGGGTCTCGACGCCTGATCCGCCCACCATGCCCAAGATCGCCTTCCTCGGAGCCGGCAACATGGCCGCCGCCATCGTCACCGGCCTGCTCGCCCAGAACGTCTGCACTCCCGCTGACATCTCCTGCCTCGGTGGCGGCGGCGCCAGCGCGCAAAAACTCGCCGGTCGCACCGGTATCCGCCTCGCCACTACGCCCGCCGATCTCCTCTCGACCGCCGACATCGTCGTCATCGCCTTCAAGCCCCAGCATCTCGCCAGCGTCGATCCACTCATCTCCGCGCTCACCGCCGGCAAGCTCGTCATCTCCGTCCTCGCCGCGAAGACCCTCGCCCGCCTGTCGGCCGCCTTCCCCTCCGCGCGCAACATCGTGCGCACCATGCCCAACACCCCCAGCGCCATCGGCGCTGGCATGACCGGCTGGTGCTCGTTGAATCCTTTATCCGACACCGACCGCGCCACCGTGCTCACCCTCCTCCGCGCCATCGGCAAGGAAGTCGAAGTCCCCGAGAACCAGATCGAAGCCCTTATGGGCGTCAGCGGCTGCGGCCCCGCCTTCGTGTTCGAGTTCACCGCCGCCCTCCGCGAAGCCGGCGTCACCGCCGGACTCGACCGCGACACCGCGCAAATGCTCGCCGTGCAAACCCTCCTCGGCTCCGCGCGCCTCATGGCCGAAACCGGCACCGAACCCGAGACGCTCCGCAACCAGGTCACCTCGCCCAACGGCACGACCTTCGCCGGCTTAAAACGCCTCGAAGCCCACAACTTCCGTGCGATCATCGCCGAGACCGTGCAAGCCGCCAAAGCCCGCGCCGAAGAACTCGCCCAAGGCTGAGCCAACAGCCGCCAAGAACCAGAGAGTTGCATCGCGCATCGGCCACCGGCTGAATCCGCAGCCATGTCGTTTCGCTTTCTTTCCGGCATCCGTTTTGTCGCGAGCATCGTTTTCGTTGCCGCTGTTGCCACCGGTGTCTGCGCACCTGCGACCGCCGCCGCCACTTCGCCGTCCGCCAACATCGCGGAGTTCCAAACCCAGCTCGAAGCCGCGCTCGCCAAGGATGACTTGGAAACCGCCTGGCTCGCCCTGCGCAACTGGACCGACGCCAAGCCCAACGACCCCGTCGCCCGACTTTTCGAGGCCGAGCTCTACGTGCGTCTCGGAGCCCCCGCCGCCGCCATCGGCTCCGCCCGTAAAGGCCTCTCCGCATCCGCCGAGCCCGCTCTCACGCCCGCGCAACGCCGCGCCTTGCTCGCTCTGAAAGCGCAGGCTCACACCGCCGTCGAGGAGCCCGCCGCCTCTTGGGCCGCCTACTCAGAGCTCCTCAAAAACCCGTCCGCCGACAAGGCCGACAACATCACCCAAATCGCCCGCCGCGCCCGCTGGGATGCGTTCATCCGGTTCAACGAAGCAGCCGTCTGGGATCGGTTGCTGAGTCGCGCCGCCGCCAAGGCCTCCGCACCCGATGCCCCCCTTTCCGCGCAGATCGAACTCGCTCGCTGGCTCACCGCGGCCGGCAGCACCGATGCCGCCGCGAACCACCTCAAAAAGCAGCTGGCCGCCCATCCGGAATCAGCCGAATTACGAAACGCCCTTGCCCATCAGGTGCTCCTTCGCACCGCCGAGAT
It encodes the following:
- a CDS encoding TIGR00282 family metallophosphoesterase, translating into MLKILFIGDIVGKPGREILTERLARLRTELKADVVIANGENVAAGNGITATLAKTLLGSGIDAITLGDHVWDQRGWDDEIDDFPTVCRPANLPESCPGADHVILDIKGFKLAVFTVLGRTFMGMKAECPFLCAEAMFKKLEGKADGVFVEVHAEATSEKIALGWHLDGRAIAVLGTHTHVPTADASVLPKGTAFMCDVGMTGPYASVLGREVAPVISRFLDGMPKRFEVAEGDVRISGALVDYDEVAKRATEVRLITVRRGGGR
- the ilvB gene encoding biosynthetic-type acetolactate synthase large subunit, which translates into the protein MKSSTSPTSFPQPEIGRAMNGADVVVESLSREGVDVIFAYPGGASQELHQAFARSDKVRVILPRHEQGGSFAAEGYARATGKVGVCMATSGPGATNLISAIADAYMDSTPMVAITGQVFTKFIGKSAFQETDFFGMTLPIVKHSYLVLNAADLPRVIKEAFYLARTGRPGPVVIDIPKDVQQTKLTPVFPATISFANPTLGSLPQATDDELKRVLDLVSAAKKPVIYAGGGLISAEAFADLKTFAEKTNIPVATTLMGIGAFPESHPLSMRWFGMHGSAYGNWAVDQSDLVLCLGARFDDRITGDTSKFASNATIVHIDIDPSEHNKNKRVQLPIVSDVKHALVRLNELIAAAKFTAPDTKAWITQINAWKRDYPFSFEDHKHILPQEAIKTLYELTKGEAIIATGVGQHQMWAAQFYQFDEPRRYISSLGLGAMGYGYPAALGAKVACPDKQVIDIDGDGSFMMNIQELATAAVEKIAAKAMILNNQHLGMVVQWEDRFYGSIRGNTILGHADNIGSPDNPGGLYPDFVKIAEGFGVKGRRVIKKSELKEAIQEMLDHDGPFLLDVIVPYTEHVLPMIPAGKTVKEMILK
- the fabF gene encoding beta-ketoacyl-ACP synthase II, giving the protein MENLPASQRVVVTGLGAIHGLGHDVDSFWASLLAGKPGIDRVTLFDPTNFASQVGAEVRNWNAEDHMDPKEARRNDRYTHFGFCAAKQAFKDSGLDMSQEDPDRVGVVIGSGIGGMYTYEAQLKKLFDGGPRKVSPFTIPALIGNICSGMFAIEIGARGPNFGLVSACATGTHAIGESMHMIKRGDADVMIAGGTEATITPFAYASFCSMRAMSTRNDDPATSSRPFSLGRDGFVMGEGSGILVLESLEHAQKRGARIYAEVTGYAATADAHHITMPDPEGKGLGMAMTRALRASGITPDQVDYINAHGTSTPYNDKFETLAIKRVFGERAKSVAISSTKSMTGHLLGAAGGIESVISVKTIQTGNIAPTINLHEPDPECDLDYVPNVARQAKVKVVMSNNLGFGGQNAAVVFKAI
- the acpP gene encoding acyl carrier protein, whose protein sequence is MADQKTIEQRVKEIIVNQLNVNEEQITPQASFLDDLGADSLDTVELIMAFEEEFKDEIKGEIPESDAEKLTTVGQVVEYITAKAGK
- the fabG gene encoding 3-oxoacyl-[acyl-carrier-protein] reductase, whose amino-acid sequence is MTFTNRTAIVTGAGRGIGKAIAETLAAKGVTVICVSKSAESCGAVAASIVASGGKAVARAVDVSDGPAVIKASEELIKEFGKIDILVNNAGITRDGLLARMSDDDWNSVIQTNLTSCFHWTKAIGWPMCRNRWGRIVNISSVTGIMGNAGQANYGAAKAGMIGFTKSIAKEFAKRGVTANVVAPGFIKTDMTAELSEEVQKGATALIPMQRFGEAAEIAHAVAFLASEESSYVTGQVFAVDGGMAM
- a CDS encoding sulfite reductase subunit alpha: MSAPVATSAFSKDNPFPAKVTENRLLNKPGSAKETRHFIVSLGDSGLSYKAGDSLGVFPSNRPVEVAEILEKLGASGDELVSPAMLKLPAPISLHEALSHKLALGSPTAKIINTLFAKATDPSDKAALGELVTPEAKEKLAGYLDEREYIDILSEYPNTKLTPQEFVDHLRKLMPRLYSIASSSKPFPNEIHLTVAVVRYTTNHRERHGVCSTFLADRVRVNETPAPVFVSNSHFGPPEDITKDAIMVGPGTGIAPFRAFVQDRVASGATGRNWVFFGDQKSHTDYLYQEEWEKYVADGKVTHLDLAWSRDQILKVYVQDKMREKGAELWSWISGGGYFFVCGDAKRMAKDVDVALHDVIVQHGAMTTEQAIEYVKQMKKDKRYQRDVY
- a CDS encoding pseudouridine synthase; this translates as MSESEPIRLQKYLAETGICSRRDAEVLIREGEVWVNAVKAIPGQKVTPGLDKVTVSGKSIKNVAPQPKMTLAMHKPRGLVCSNDDPFNPQTVFDLIPREFSKFRFFCAGRLDKESEGLLILTTDGDLANRLMHPRNVVVKRYFVALKKPFPKSRISQLVRGITVDGEHLKVETATLVNAGKNEESESMDVSMHHGKKREIRVLFGKLGYDVKRLRRYQIGSFPLKGIPLRAMKQLSTKEINSLFKDPGAHPLAVALAKRSVKKNEA
- the folD gene encoding bifunctional methylenetetrahydrofolate dehydrogenase/methenyltetrahydrofolate cyclohydrolase FolD, whose translation is MQLIDGNQIAADIVAELKSQVSALSGRKPCIALVRVGEDPASVSYVKKKEKTAAEIGIESRIILPPATTTQAELEKLIDDLNADPTVDGILVQSPLPKHLDEPAAFRRLAAHKDVDGFHTLNIGKVAQEDDTGFVACTPAGIMELLARSGTDLKGKHVVVLGRSLIVGKPVALLALQKKAGANGTVTICHSGTKDVAAITRQADVLIAAIGRAEFVTADMVKPGAVIIDVGINRVADPSKKTGYRLTGDVHFPTVSPLASKITPVPGGVGPMTVAMLMKNTVKAHRQSAA
- a CDS encoding hybrid sensor histidine kinase/response regulator, with amino-acid sequence MSAHKILVVDDQPINVQLLKRKLEKEGIEILTAYNGQEALDSVAHTKPDLILLDVMMPDMDGIEVCQRLQANEASRHIPVIFVTARTSKEGKIEGLGVGAVDYITKPIDLDETLARVQTQLRFVQINREMLDLQRRLVEARRAATIGAVTQGVAHNLNNLLGVVLGYLDLIKSGYDKPEKVKKNAESVENAVQRIVSIIKQLSSLVVKSRLPLVRCKLNEVLESAVARYQSENKITQPVLIDNPLGEQTIDTHVEIFEDVLVKVLINAWEAYDETAATERPIWMRTALTETSEGRQIQITIEDAGHGIDEDIRDRMFEPFISSKHTVGVGMGLTVARHALRNLSGEITVNDREGGGSSAVITHPVERKTRKGLDA
- the proC gene encoding pyrroline-5-carboxylate reductase, which translates into the protein MPKIAFLGAGNMAAAIVTGLLAQNVCTPADISCLGGGGASAQKLAGRTGIRLATTPADLLSTADIVVIAFKPQHLASVDPLISALTAGKLVISVLAAKTLARLSAAFPSARNIVRTMPNTPSAIGAGMTGWCSLNPLSDTDRATVLTLLRAIGKEVEVPENQIEALMGVSGCGPAFVFEFTAALREAGVTAGLDRDTAQMLAVQTLLGSARLMAETGTEPETLRNQVTSPNGTTFAGLKRLEAHNFRAIIAETVQAAKARAEELAQG